The Streptomonospora litoralis genome window below encodes:
- the fbaA gene encoding class II fructose-bisphosphate aldolase, translated as MPIATPEVYTEMLDRAKSQGFAYPAINVTSSQTLHAALRGFAEAESDGIIQVSTGGAEFLSGATVKDMVTGSIAFAEYAKVVAEKYSVNIALHTDHCPKDKLDGFVRPLLRESSERVAKGQQPLFQSHMWDGSAVELEENLQIAEELLAASNAARTILEIEVGVVGGEEDGVVGEINEKLYTTPGDALRTAEVLGTGDKGYYMTALTFGNVHGVYKPGHVKLRPEVLKEAQEAVAEKHGKTKPFDFVFHGGSGSTLEEIHAAIDYGVVKMNIDTDTQYAFTRPIADHMFSNYDGVLKIDGDVGNKKAYDPRAYGKAAEAGMAARVVEGCRQLKCAGNKIK; from the coding sequence ATGCCTATCGCTACCCCAGAGGTCTACACGGAGATGCTGGACCGCGCGAAGTCCCAGGGCTTCGCCTACCCGGCCATCAACGTGACCTCCAGCCAGACCCTCCACGCCGCGCTGCGCGGTTTCGCGGAGGCCGAGAGCGACGGCATCATCCAGGTCTCCACCGGCGGCGCGGAGTTCCTCTCCGGTGCGACCGTCAAGGACATGGTCACCGGTTCGATCGCCTTCGCCGAGTACGCCAAGGTCGTCGCCGAGAAGTACTCGGTCAACATCGCCCTGCACACCGACCACTGCCCCAAGGACAAGCTCGACGGCTTCGTGCGCCCTCTGCTGCGCGAGTCCTCCGAGCGCGTCGCCAAGGGGCAGCAGCCGCTCTTCCAGTCGCACATGTGGGACGGTTCGGCCGTGGAGCTGGAGGAGAACCTGCAGATCGCGGAAGAGCTGCTCGCCGCCTCCAACGCCGCCCGCACCATCCTGGAGATCGAGGTCGGCGTCGTCGGCGGCGAAGAGGACGGCGTCGTCGGCGAGATCAACGAGAAGCTCTACACCACGCCGGGTGACGCGCTGCGCACCGCCGAGGTGCTCGGCACCGGCGACAAGGGCTACTACATGACCGCGCTGACCTTCGGCAACGTGCACGGCGTCTACAAGCCGGGCCACGTCAAGCTGCGCCCCGAGGTCCTCAAGGAGGCCCAGGAGGCGGTGGCCGAGAAGCACGGCAAGACCAAGCCGTTCGACTTCGTCTTCCACGGCGGTTCGGGGTCCACGCTGGAGGAGATCCACGCGGCCATCGACTACGGCGTCGTGAAGATGAACATCGACACCGACACCCAGTACGCCTTCACCCGGCCCATCGCCGACCACATGTTCAGCAACTACGACGGTGTGCTGAAGATCGACGGCGACGTCGGCAACAAGAAGGCCTACGACCCGCGCGCCTACGGCAAGGCGGCCGAGGCCGGCATGGCCGCGCGCGTGGTCGAGGGCTGCCGCCAGCTGAAGTGCGCGGGCAACAAGATCAAGTAG
- a CDS encoding DUF3151 domain-containing protein, which produces MDPHQNLLGEPPATHLPEAPQADGALAEAGDPAEAAARFPAHSAAWAALAERAFASGDAVAAYAYARTGYHRGLDQLRRSGWKGHGPVPWEHAPNRGFLRCLHMLATAAAAIGETDEAERCSTFLRDSSPTAAEELNA; this is translated from the coding sequence ATGGATCCGCATCAGAACCTGCTCGGCGAACCGCCCGCCACCCACCTGCCCGAGGCCCCCCAGGCCGACGGGGCGCTGGCCGAGGCCGGCGACCCGGCCGAGGCCGCCGCCCGCTTCCCCGCCCATTCGGCGGCGTGGGCCGCGCTGGCCGAGCGCGCCTTCGCATCCGGCGACGCCGTCGCCGCCTACGCCTACGCGCGCACCGGCTACCACCGCGGCCTGGACCAGCTGCGCCGCTCCGGCTGGAAGGGACACGGGCCCGTCCCCTGGGAGCACGCGCCCAACCGCGGCTTCCTGCGCTGCCTGCACATGCTCGCCACCGCGGCCGCCGCCATCGGCGAGACCGACGAGGCGGAGCGCTGCTCGACGTTCCTGCGCGACAGCAGCCCGACGGCGGCCGAGGAGCTGAACGCCTGA
- a CDS encoding adenylosuccinate synthase: MPAITLVGAQWGDEGKGKATDLVGNRVDYVVRYQGGNNAGHTVVIGDQKYALHLLPSGILSPDVVPVIANGVVIDPAVLFEELRGLRERGVSTERLLVSANAHMIMPYHRALDKVTERFLGKGRIGTTGRGIGPTYADKISRTGIRVQDMFDAKILRQKLELALHDKNQVLTKVFNRRGLDVEQVFDEYTGYAEELRPFVADTSLELNRALDAGKTVYLEGSQGTLLDIDHGTYPFVTSSSPTAGGACAGAGLGPTRITKVVGIVKAYTTRVGSGPFPTELHDEWGDWLRQKGGEYGVTTGRNRRCGWFDAPIARYSTRVNGITDFFLTKLDVLSGLERIPVCVGYQANGTRYDEIPMTQTEFHHAVPVYEYLDGWNEDISHARSFEELPKTAQAYVRTLEEMAGAPISAIGVGPGRDQTLELRSLV; encoded by the coding sequence ATGCCGGCGATCACGCTCGTTGGAGCCCAGTGGGGAGACGAGGGCAAGGGGAAGGCCACCGACCTGGTCGGCAACCGCGTCGACTACGTGGTGCGCTACCAGGGCGGCAACAACGCCGGGCACACCGTGGTGATCGGCGACCAGAAGTACGCGCTGCACCTGCTGCCCTCCGGCATCCTCTCCCCCGACGTGGTGCCGGTTATCGCCAACGGGGTGGTGATCGACCCGGCGGTGCTGTTCGAGGAGCTGCGCGGCCTGCGCGAGCGAGGTGTGAGCACCGAGCGGCTGCTCGTCTCGGCCAACGCCCACATGATCATGCCCTATCACCGGGCGTTGGACAAGGTGACCGAGCGCTTCCTGGGCAAGGGCCGCATCGGCACCACCGGACGCGGCATCGGCCCCACCTACGCCGACAAGATCTCCCGCACCGGCATCCGCGTGCAGGACATGTTCGACGCCAAGATCCTGCGGCAGAAGCTCGAACTCGCGCTGCACGACAAGAACCAGGTGCTGACCAAGGTCTTCAACCGGCGCGGGTTGGACGTCGAGCAGGTCTTCGACGAGTACACGGGCTACGCCGAGGAGTTGCGCCCCTTCGTCGCCGACACCTCGTTGGAGCTGAACCGCGCGCTGGACGCCGGCAAGACCGTCTACCTGGAGGGCTCACAGGGCACCCTGCTGGACATCGACCACGGCACCTACCCGTTCGTGACCTCCTCCTCGCCCACCGCGGGCGGCGCCTGCGCGGGCGCGGGGCTCGGCCCGACACGCATCACCAAGGTCGTGGGCATCGTGAAGGCCTACACCACCCGCGTGGGTTCGGGCCCCTTCCCCACCGAGCTGCACGACGAGTGGGGGGACTGGCTGCGCCAGAAGGGCGGCGAGTACGGCGTCACCACGGGCCGCAACCGGCGCTGCGGTTGGTTCGACGCGCCCATCGCCCGCTACTCCACCCGCGTCAACGGCATCACCGACTTCTTCCTGACCAAGCTCGACGTGCTCTCGGGACTGGAGCGCATCCCGGTGTGCGTCGGCTACCAGGCCAACGGCACCCGCTACGACGAGATCCCGATGACGCAGACGGAGTTCCACCACGCCGTGCCCGTCTACGAGTACCTTGACGGCTGGAACGAGGACATCTCCCACGCCCGCAGCTTCGAGGAGCTTCCCAAGACCGCCCAGGCCTACGTGCGTACCCTTGAGGAGATGGCCGGAGCCCCGATCTCGGCGATCGGGGTCGGACCCGGGCGCGACCAGACCCTCGAACTGCGCTCCCTGGTCTGA
- the purD gene encoding phosphoribosylamine--glycine ligase, producing the protein MKALVLGGGGREHALVRALSLDPGVTDLHCAPGNPGTSEHADNHVINPVDGLAVTELASRIGAELVVIGPEAPLVAGVADALRDRGIPVFGPDQQAARLEGSKGFAKEVMEAAGVPTARSRLCRSPGQAAEALDALGPPYVVKDDGLAAGKGVVVTEDRGEAERHARECGRVVVEEYLDGPEVSLFVMSDGIHALPMLPAQDFKRAYDGDRGPNTGGMGAYTPLAWAPAGMVDEVMESVVRPTLTEMARRGIRYQGLLYVGLALTSQGPRVVEFNARFGDPECQVLLDRLATPIGGLLQAADTGGMGANAKLEWRGGAAVTVVVAAENYPGEPAKGDVVGGIGAASALDGAYVLHAGTAWSGARDLVSAGGRVLDVVGTGDTLARARERAYQAVGRIELRGSFHRTDIAERAAAEAD; encoded by the coding sequence GTGAAAGCCCTGGTCCTCGGCGGCGGTGGCCGCGAGCATGCCCTGGTCCGCGCGCTGTCCCTCGACCCCGGGGTGACCGACCTGCACTGCGCGCCGGGCAACCCCGGCACCTCCGAGCACGCCGACAACCACGTGATCAACCCCGTCGACGGCCTCGCGGTGACCGAGCTCGCCTCGCGCATCGGCGCCGAGCTCGTGGTGATCGGCCCCGAGGCGCCGCTGGTGGCCGGCGTCGCCGACGCTCTGCGCGACCGCGGTATCCCCGTCTTCGGCCCCGACCAGCAGGCCGCCCGCCTGGAGGGCTCGAAGGGCTTCGCCAAGGAGGTCATGGAGGCGGCCGGCGTACCCACCGCCCGCTCCCGGCTGTGCCGCTCACCCGGGCAGGCCGCCGAGGCTCTCGACGCGCTGGGACCGCCGTACGTGGTCAAGGACGACGGGCTGGCGGCCGGCAAGGGGGTCGTGGTCACCGAGGACCGCGGCGAGGCCGAGCGCCACGCGCGCGAATGCGGCCGGGTCGTCGTCGAGGAGTACCTGGACGGCCCCGAGGTGTCGCTGTTCGTGATGAGCGACGGCATCCATGCGCTGCCGATGCTGCCGGCCCAGGACTTCAAGCGCGCCTACGACGGCGACCGCGGGCCCAACACCGGCGGCATGGGCGCCTACACCCCGCTCGCGTGGGCCCCGGCCGGGATGGTCGACGAGGTCATGGAGTCGGTGGTGCGCCCCACCCTCACCGAGATGGCCCGGCGCGGAATCCGCTACCAGGGGCTGCTGTACGTGGGTCTGGCGCTGACCTCGCAGGGCCCGCGCGTGGTCGAGTTCAACGCGCGCTTCGGCGACCCGGAATGCCAGGTGCTGCTGGACCGGCTGGCCACACCCATCGGCGGTCTGCTGCAAGCGGCCGACACCGGCGGCATGGGCGCCAACGCCAAGCTGGAGTGGCGCGGCGGGGCGGCGGTGACGGTCGTGGTCGCCGCCGAGAACTACCCGGGCGAACCTGCCAAGGGCGACGTCGTCGGCGGCATCGGCGCCGCCTCCGCGCTGGACGGCGCCTACGTGCTGCACGCCGGCACCGCCTGGAGCGGAGCGCGCGACCTCGTCTCCGCGGGCGGCCGGGTGCTCGACGTCGTGGGTACCGGCGACACGCTCGCGCGCGCCCGCGAGCGCGCCTACCAGGCCGTGGGACGCATCGAACTGCGCGGCTCCTTCCACCGCACCGACATCGCCGAGCGGGCGGCGGCCGAGGCCGACTGA
- the purB gene encoding adenylosuccinate lyase yields the protein MIERYTLPEMGRVFSDAHKYELWCRVETLVLQAHAADGTVPADAVDPVRAAPPPTAERVAEIEAVTQHDVIAFLTAWADNTEPREAAAWVHFGMTSSDLLDTALAAQLVEATDILLAKADTLVAALRDHALEHRGTLRVGRTHGIHGEPDVWGHRVADFAFGLARSRDRLRRAREAVGVMAISGPVGTYSNIDPRVESYVAEHMGLRPAEVSTQVVLRDGISEWVSCLAITATVCEAIALEVRHGQRTEVRELWEPFGKGQKGSSAMPHKKNPILSERICGMARNVRAQIVPVMEGIPLWHERDISHSSTERISLPDAAVGTDYLLHLTTRLVTGLVVDTDRMRANLDSTHGLIYSSTVVSELIETGASREDVYALVQAAAMRTWDSGTPFRETLREEAAQRGVALDEGRLDEVCRPERFVRRLDPVFDRLAKLS from the coding sequence GTGATCGAGCGCTATACCCTTCCGGAGATGGGCCGGGTCTTCTCCGACGCCCACAAGTACGAACTCTGGTGCCGGGTCGAGACCCTGGTGCTACAGGCCCACGCCGCCGACGGCACGGTGCCCGCCGACGCGGTCGATCCGGTACGCGCCGCGCCGCCGCCCACCGCGGAGCGGGTCGCCGAGATCGAGGCCGTCACCCAGCACGACGTCATCGCGTTCTTGACCGCGTGGGCCGACAACACCGAGCCGCGCGAGGCGGCGGCCTGGGTGCACTTCGGGATGACCTCCTCGGATCTGCTGGACACCGCTCTGGCCGCGCAGCTGGTCGAGGCCACCGACATCCTGCTGGCCAAGGCCGACACCCTGGTGGCCGCGCTGCGCGACCACGCCCTGGAGCACCGGGGCACGCTGCGCGTCGGCCGCACGCACGGCATCCACGGCGAGCCCGACGTGTGGGGCCACCGCGTCGCCGACTTCGCGTTCGGGCTGGCCCGCTCGCGCGACCGGCTGCGCCGCGCCCGCGAGGCCGTGGGGGTGATGGCGATCTCCGGGCCGGTGGGCACCTACTCCAACATCGACCCGCGCGTGGAGTCCTACGTCGCCGAGCACATGGGGCTGCGCCCGGCTGAGGTATCGACGCAGGTGGTGCTGCGCGACGGCATATCCGAGTGGGTCTCGTGCCTGGCGATCACGGCCACCGTGTGCGAGGCGATCGCCCTGGAGGTGCGCCACGGCCAGCGCACGGAGGTGCGCGAGCTGTGGGAGCCCTTCGGCAAGGGGCAGAAGGGCTCCAGCGCGATGCCGCACAAGAAGAACCCCATCCTCTCGGAGCGCATCTGCGGCATGGCGCGCAACGTGCGGGCCCAGATCGTGCCGGTGATGGAGGGCATCCCGCTGTGGCACGAGCGCGACATCTCCCACTCGTCCACCGAGCGGATCTCGCTGCCCGACGCCGCCGTCGGCACGGATTACCTGCTGCATCTGACCACGCGGCTGGTGACCGGCCTGGTGGTGGATACGGACCGGATGCGCGCCAACCTCGACTCCACCCACGGCCTGATCTACTCCTCCACCGTTGTCTCGGAGCTGATCGAGACCGGGGCCTCGCGCGAGGACGTGTACGCGCTCGTACAGGCCGCCGCGATGCGCACCTGGGACTCGGGCACGCCGTTCCGCGAGACGCTGCGTGAGGAGGCCGCGCAGCGCGGCGTCGCGCTCGACGAGGGACGCCTGGACGAAGTGTGCCGTCCCGAGCGGTTCGTGCGGCGGCTCGATCCCGTCTTCGACCGCCTGGCGAAGCTGAGCTGA
- the murA gene encoding UDP-N-acetylglucosamine 1-carboxyvinyltransferase has translation MGQEVRYRVRGGRPLNGTAFIQGAKNAVLPMIGAALLAAKGRTVLRNVPIIEDVKRALELAEHIGAKVEFHEAERTVVIDASRLNDPERAVLPADIASRFRGSVLFVPALMHRMRQARIEGVGGCNLGSRKLDFHYRGFARLGAEVTEDDARNHINIKADNLRGGHLYLDTPSHTGTENLIMAAVLAPGTTVIEHAALEPEVLDVIEFLTRMGAKIRGGGTGFITVEGVDELTAVEHTIMSDRIDSGVFAMMAAATGGEVSLVGAHLEHLGVARWKLEQMGVEFAQQGAVLHVRRDAGSPLRPINAVTSPYPGFATDLQSPLMALATMAEGESYLHEAIYDGRFALADELIKMGAKIEVDGTRAIVHGHTALRGTPVVAHDLRTGAALVLAALVAEGETEVAPGYLVDRGHAQFEKRLLALGADVVRENA, from the coding sequence ATGGGCCAGGAGGTTCGTTACCGCGTCCGTGGCGGCCGCCCCCTCAACGGGACGGCGTTCATCCAGGGCGCGAAGAACGCCGTGCTGCCGATGATCGGCGCCGCCCTGCTCGCGGCCAAGGGACGCACGGTGCTGCGCAACGTCCCGATAATCGAGGACGTGAAGCGCGCCCTGGAACTCGCCGAGCACATCGGGGCCAAAGTGGAGTTCCACGAGGCCGAGCGCACGGTGGTGATCGACGCCTCCCGGCTCAACGATCCCGAGCGCGCCGTCCTGCCGGCCGACATCGCCTCGCGCTTCCGCGGCTCGGTGCTGTTCGTCCCCGCGCTCATGCACCGCATGAGGCAGGCTCGGATCGAGGGCGTCGGCGGCTGCAATCTCGGCAGCCGGAAACTCGACTTCCACTACCGCGGCTTCGCCCGCCTCGGCGCCGAGGTCACCGAGGACGACGCCCGCAACCACATCAACATCAAGGCGGACAACCTCCGCGGCGGCCACCTCTACCTGGACACCCCCTCGCACACCGGCACCGAGAACCTCATCATGGCCGCGGTCCTGGCTCCGGGCACCACGGTCATCGAGCACGCGGCGCTGGAGCCCGAGGTGCTCGACGTCATCGAGTTCCTGACCCGCATGGGCGCGAAGATCCGCGGCGGCGGCACCGGCTTCATCACCGTCGAGGGCGTCGATGAGCTCACGGCGGTCGAGCACACCATCATGTCCGACCGCATCGACTCCGGCGTGTTCGCGATGATGGCGGCGGCCACCGGCGGCGAGGTCAGCCTCGTCGGGGCGCACCTGGAGCACCTGGGCGTCGCCCGGTGGAAGCTGGAGCAGATGGGCGTGGAGTTCGCCCAGCAGGGCGCCGTGCTGCACGTGCGGCGCGACGCCGGGTCCCCGCTGCGCCCGATCAACGCCGTGACCTCGCCCTACCCGGGTTTCGCCACCGACCTGCAGTCGCCGCTGATGGCGCTGGCAACCATGGCCGAGGGCGAGAGCTACCTGCACGAGGCCATCTACGACGGCCGCTTCGCGCTGGCCGACGAGCTGATCAAGATGGGCGCGAAGATCGAGGTCGACGGCACCCGGGCCATCGTCCACGGCCACACCGCCCTGCGCGGCACCCCGGTCGTCGCCCACGACCTGCGCACCGGAGCCGCGCTGGTGCTCGCCGCACTCGTCGCCGAAGGCGAGACCGAGGTGGCACCTGGCTACCTGGTCGACCGCGGGCACGCGCAGTTCGAGAAGCGCCTGCTCGCGCTGGGCGCGGACGTCGTGCGCGAAAACGCCTGA
- a CDS encoding transcriptional regulator — protein sequence MLMGPGSTGPLNARLIAAAYRDEQEATDKVLRLGSAIDAYLFASPVPYEFARKAGVLTMPATYVPLGGASLHEALLRATLDERLDPTRASLDVLSRTDVVEAYSEVDLPVDGIHVHEELTSTAQLTSFHEGLWRRKSTRMAITCVRGVAERLEAMGVPVTRLRPTNAGVRSALQTAGLLGAHHRLEEAQLGVVIVDVPTLRDSTRRSTPRYWRDELRLSLQRLLLQEAHRINATAHPVDDHTFMVTATRGSLVSATEGFRQPPFVERIKAELGIAIEVGIGMGRTTQDAETHARAALSRAQATRQSFAVDREGRSLVPAQRAPQRQSPEPLRTKGRETLLRLSEKIAEEDGPLVVDAENAGRMLGVTPRTARRLLRTLVEEGLAWPLPPNRTLQPGRPRQLYRLILEKLDKDKAGK from the coding sequence ATGCTCATGGGACCGGGGTCCACGGGACCACTCAACGCCAGACTGATCGCCGCCGCGTATCGAGACGAGCAAGAGGCGACCGACAAGGTGCTGCGCCTGGGGTCGGCGATCGACGCGTATCTGTTCGCCAGCCCCGTCCCTTATGAGTTCGCACGGAAAGCGGGCGTGCTGACCATGCCTGCCACTTACGTGCCTCTCGGCGGCGCCAGCCTGCACGAGGCCCTGCTGCGGGCCACGCTGGACGAGCGGCTCGACCCCACCCGCGCGAGCCTCGACGTCCTCAGCCGCACCGATGTCGTCGAGGCGTACTCCGAGGTGGACCTGCCCGTCGACGGCATCCACGTCCACGAGGAACTCACCAGCACGGCCCAGCTCACTTCCTTCCACGAAGGACTCTGGCGGCGCAAGTCCACACGCATGGCCATCACCTGCGTGCGCGGGGTCGCCGAGCGGCTGGAGGCCATGGGCGTGCCGGTGACCCGGCTGCGGCCCACCAACGCGGGTGTGCGCAGCGCGCTGCAGACCGCCGGGCTGCTGGGTGCCCACCACAGGCTGGAGGAGGCGCAGCTGGGTGTGGTCATCGTCGACGTGCCCACCCTCCGCGACTCCACGCGGCGCTCGACGCCCCGCTACTGGCGCGACGAGCTGCGCCTGTCGCTGCAGCGGCTGCTGCTGCAGGAGGCGCACCGCATCAACGCCACAGCGCACCCGGTCGACGACCACACGTTCATGGTCACCGCTACCCGCGGGTCGCTGGTGAGCGCGACCGAGGGGTTCCGCCAGCCGCCGTTCGTGGAGCGGATCAAGGCCGAGCTGGGCATCGCGATCGAGGTGGGGATCGGCATGGGCCGCACCACTCAGGACGCCGAGACCCACGCGCGCGCCGCGCTGAGCCGCGCTCAGGCCACGCGGCAGAGCTTCGCGGTCGACCGCGAGGGCCGATCGCTGGTTCCCGCGCAGCGGGCGCCTCAGCGCCAGTCGCCGGAGCCGCTGCGCACGAAGGGCCGCGAGACCCTGCTGCGGCTCTCGGAGAAGATCGCCGAGGAGGACGGCCCGCTCGTGGTCGACGCGGAGAACGCCGGGCGGATGCTCGGTGTCACGCCGCGCACGGCGCGCAGGCTGCTGCGCACGCTGGTCGAGGAGGGGCTGGCGTGGCCCCTGCCGCCCAACCGCACGCTGCAGCCGGGGCGCCCGCGCCAGCTCTACCGGCTCATCCTGGAGAAGCTGGACAAGGACAAGGCCGGCAAGTAG
- the hisC gene encoding histidinol-phosphate transaminase: MVSEPNSPYLRDVLGTIPAYKPGRKVVAPSGRSVKLSSNESPYGPLPSVLEAVAAAAADLNRYPDAAAAELTSALAGRFGVDEDRIALGAGSVGLLQQVLEAVAEPGTEVVYAWRSFEAYPLLVELSGATAVTVPLRGETHDLDALAEAVTDRTRAVFVCNPNNPTGTAVRESELAAFLDRVPEHVLVVLDEAYREYVRDPQVPDGITRFGDRPNVAVLRTFSKAYGLAALRVGFLVARPHIAAAVRKTMVPFAVNHVAQAAAVASLAAEDELLERVATTAKERERVRDALLADGWEVPPTEANFVWLRMGEDTAAFAAAAEDAGVAVRAFPGEGLRISVGAPDENDAFLDVAREFPRRNRD, encoded by the coding sequence TTGGTGTCCGAGCCGAATTCGCCATATCTGCGGGACGTGCTCGGCACGATCCCCGCCTACAAGCCGGGGCGCAAGGTCGTCGCGCCGAGCGGCAGGTCGGTCAAGCTTTCGTCGAACGAAAGCCCCTACGGCCCTCTGCCGTCCGTGCTGGAGGCGGTGGCGGCCGCGGCGGCCGATCTGAACCGCTACCCCGACGCGGCGGCGGCCGAGCTCACCTCGGCGCTGGCCGGTCGGTTCGGCGTGGACGAGGACCGCATCGCCCTGGGCGCCGGCTCGGTCGGCCTGCTGCAGCAGGTGCTGGAGGCCGTCGCCGAACCCGGTACCGAGGTCGTCTACGCGTGGCGGTCCTTCGAGGCGTACCCCCTCCTGGTGGAGCTGTCCGGCGCGACCGCGGTGACCGTCCCGCTGCGCGGCGAGACCCACGACCTCGACGCCCTGGCCGAGGCCGTCACCGACCGGACCCGGGCCGTATTCGTGTGCAACCCGAACAACCCCACCGGCACCGCCGTGCGCGAGTCCGAGCTGGCCGCGTTCCTGGACCGGGTGCCCGAGCACGTGCTGGTGGTGCTCGACGAGGCCTACCGCGAATACGTCCGCGACCCGCAGGTGCCCGACGGCATCACCCGCTTCGGCGACCGGCCCAACGTCGCGGTGCTGCGCACGTTCTCCAAGGCCTACGGTCTGGCCGCGCTGCGCGTGGGCTTCCTCGTCGCCCGGCCGCACATCGCCGCCGCGGTGCGCAAGACCATGGTCCCCTTCGCGGTCAACCACGTCGCCCAGGCCGCGGCCGTGGCCTCGCTGGCCGCCGAGGACGAGCTGCTGGAGCGCGTGGCCACGACCGCCAAGGAGCGCGAGCGGGTGCGCGACGCGCTGCTCGCCGACGGCTGGGAAGTGCCGCCGACCGAGGCCAACTTCGTGTGGCTGCGGATGGGCGAGGACACCGCCGCCTTCGCCGCGGCGGCCGAGGACGCCGGGGTGGCCGTGCGCGCGTTCCCGGGGGAGGGCCTGCGGATCAGCGTCGGCGCGCCCGACGAGAACGACGCCTTCCTCGACGTCGCCCGCGAGTTCCCGCGCCGCAACCGCGACTGA
- a CDS encoding ATP-binding protein: MDPVRNPYAPGAGQRPPELAGRERELRQFEVVLERVARGRPERSTVLTGLRGVGKTVLLNAFRSMAIQRLWGTGKIEARPEQSIRRPVAAALHMALRELAPRHRAPDRIEHVLGVLKAFAQAKSDDGAGAKAAKGGPRWQPGIDVPAVRGRADSGDLEIDLMELFVDAASIATDLGVGIALFIDEMQDITPDDISALCTACHELSQNGGPLIVVGAGLPHLPAVLSAGKSYSERLFSYTRIDRLSRSAADYALTAPADEEGVDFGPEALEALYRVSDGFPFFVQAYGKVTWDHALRSPITAEDVEIAAPEAEEELAVGFFGSRYERATPAERDYMRAMASLGDEPVQTTDVATSLGRRPSSLSPARDSLIKKGLVYSAERGTIAFTVPHFGRFLRRQPD; this comes from the coding sequence ATGGACCCCGTGCGCAACCCTTACGCCCCCGGCGCCGGCCAGCGTCCCCCCGAACTCGCGGGCCGCGAGCGCGAACTCCGCCAGTTCGAGGTCGTGCTCGAACGCGTGGCGCGGGGGCGCCCGGAGCGCAGCACGGTGCTGACCGGCCTGCGCGGCGTCGGGAAGACGGTCCTGCTGAACGCCTTCCGGTCGATGGCCATCCAGCGCCTCTGGGGCACCGGCAAAATCGAGGCACGCCCCGAGCAGTCCATCCGGCGCCCGGTGGCGGCCGCGCTGCACATGGCCCTGCGCGAGCTCGCACCCCGCCACCGCGCGCCCGACCGCATCGAGCACGTACTTGGCGTGCTGAAGGCGTTCGCGCAGGCCAAGTCCGACGACGGCGCGGGGGCGAAGGCCGCCAAGGGCGGCCCGCGCTGGCAGCCGGGCATCGACGTCCCCGCGGTACGCGGCCGGGCGGACTCCGGCGACCTCGAAATCGACCTGATGGAGCTGTTCGTCGACGCCGCCTCGATCGCCACCGACCTCGGGGTGGGGATCGCGCTGTTCATCGACGAGATGCAGGACATCACGCCCGACGACATCTCGGCGCTGTGCACGGCCTGCCATGAACTCTCGCAGAACGGCGGCCCGCTGATCGTGGTCGGCGCCGGACTGCCGCACCTGCCCGCGGTGCTGTCGGCCGGCAAAAGCTACTCCGAGCGCCTCTTCAGCTACACCCGCATCGACCGGCTGAGCCGCAGCGCCGCCGACTACGCGCTCACCGCACCGGCCGACGAGGAGGGGGTCGACTTCGGACCGGAGGCGCTTGAGGCGCTCTACCGGGTCTCCGACGGCTTTCCGTTCTTCGTGCAGGCCTACGGCAAGGTCACCTGGGACCACGCGCTGCGCAGCCCCATAACCGCCGAAGACGTCGAGATCGCCGCCCCCGAGGCGGAGGAGGAACTCGCCGTCGGCTTCTTCGGCAGCCGCTACGAGCGCGCCACCCCGGCGGAACGCGACTACATGCGTGCCATGGCCTCGCTCGGCGACGAGCCGGTGCAGACCACAGACGTCGCCACCTCACTGGGCCGCCGCCCGTCGAGCCTTTCCCCCGCCCGCGACAGCCTGATCAAGAAGGGGCTCGTCTACAGCGCCGAACGCGGCACGATCGCGTTCACCGTTCCCCACTTCGGCAGGTTCCTGCGCCGTCAGCCGGACTGA